The following coding sequences are from one Formosa haliotis window:
- a CDS encoding TetR/AcrR family transcriptional regulator — MARKKQYIEEEVIEKAMRLFWRNGYENTSMQMLEKEMGINKFSIYSSFGSKHGVFLESLKSYKTKVADIFLKFKNASNGSSDIKQFFYDSVAIGLLEDNEKGCLVTNTYHEFSGSEDEVVNKQMSEFVDNLKDMFIEKLKMDPTKDEATILKQANFLVLAKHGLATASRVNNEEEINDYIEMVFKNI, encoded by the coding sequence ATGGCTAGAAAAAAGCAATATATAGAAGAAGAGGTTATCGAAAAAGCCATGCGCTTATTTTGGCGTAATGGTTACGAAAACACGTCTATGCAAATGCTTGAAAAAGAAATGGGCATAAATAAATTCTCTATATATTCTAGTTTTGGTAGTAAACATGGAGTTTTTCTGGAAAGTTTAAAATCATATAAAACAAAAGTAGCCGATATATTTTTAAAGTTTAAAAACGCCTCAAACGGAAGTTCAGATATTAAACAGTTTTTTTACGACTCGGTTGCTATCGGACTATTAGAGGATAATGAAAAAGGGTGTTTGGTAACTAATACCTATCATGAATTTTCGGGAAGTGAAGATGAGGTTGTGAATAAGCAGATGTCGGAATTTGTAGATAACCTTAAAGATATGTTTATAGAAAAACTAAAAATGGACCCAACAAAAGATGAAGCAACCATACTAAAGCAAGCCAATTTTTTAGTGTTAGCTAAACACGGATTGGCGACAGCATCACGAGTAAATAACGAAGAAGAAATAAATGATTACATAGAAATGGTCTTTAAAAATATATAA
- a CDS encoding carboxymuconolactone decarboxylase family protein produces MTTLKVHNIETAPEGSKALLEDSLKTNGMIPGLHGVLAGAPKTLEAYQTLHKLFTESSFNKEELTVVWQTINVEHACHYCVPAHTAIAKMMKVDDAITEALRNETPLEDAKLEALRTFTLQVTRNRGHVTPEELQAFYDAGYGEQQVLEIILGLSQKVISNYTNHIANTAVDAPFQEFAWEKK; encoded by the coding sequence ATGACCACATTGAAAGTACACAATATCGAAACAGCTCCAGAAGGAAGTAAAGCTTTATTAGAAGATTCTTTAAAAACTAACGGCATGATTCCAGGTTTACATGGTGTGTTAGCCGGAGCTCCTAAAACACTTGAAGCTTACCAAACACTGCATAAATTGTTTACAGAATCTTCATTTAATAAAGAAGAATTAACGGTTGTTTGGCAAACTATTAACGTAGAGCATGCATGTCATTATTGTGTTCCTGCCCATACTGCCATAGCAAAAATGATGAAGGTAGATGATGCTATTACAGAAGCTTTACGTAACGAAACTCCTCTTGAAGACGCTAAGTTAGAAGCGTTGCGCACTTTTACTTTGCAAGTAACTCGTAATCGTGGGCATGTCACTCCAGAAGAATTACAAGCCTTTTACGATGCTGGTTATGGTGAACAGCAGGTTTTAGAAATCATTTTAGGATTATCGCAAAAAGTAATTAGTAATTATACGAATCATATTGCAAATACTGCGGTAGATGCGCCGTTCCAGGAATTTGCTTGGGAGAAGAAATAA